A segment of the Candidatus Nanopelagicales bacterium genome:
CGTTCTTTTGATGATCGTGCTCCGCGCAAGTTCGATGATCGCCCAGCTCGCTCGAGCAACGATCGTCCGGCGCGTTCTTACGATGATCGTGCTCCGCGTCGTGACGATCGCGCACCACGCAATTTCGATGATCGCGGACCTCGTAAGTTCGATGATCGCGCTCCACGTAAATTTGATGATCGCCCGGCTCGCTCGAGCAGTGATCGCCCAGCTCGTACATATAACGATCGTCCAGCACGTTCATACGATGATCGTGCTCCGCGTCGTGATGACCGTGCACCACGTTCATTCGATGATCGTGCTCCGCGCAAGTTCGATGATCGTCCTGCTCGCTCGAGCAGTGATCGCCCTGCGCGTTCATATGACGATCGCCCAGCTCGTTCAGGTGCAGGCGCACCAAAGCGTGCCGACAAGCCTCGTCATGGGTCAGTTGCGCGTAAAGCAGCAGCCGGTGGGCGTCCAGCAAAGAGTGGCCCAGCAAAGCGCAAGGGCGCGCCAGCAAGTGCTCGCAAGGGTCGCTAACTAGGCTCGCTTGCGCGAGTGATGAGCTCGCAATACGGCGGGAGCCTTGATGATTAACTGGGTCGTACCTGAGCAAGTTTCAGGTTTGGCGCTGTGGCCGCTTGCGGTTGTTGTTGTCGTGCTGATTGCACTCAACATCATCAATCATCGGGTAGCGCCGCAAACCCATTACTTGTTGTGGGCCTTTGCGTTTGCCGTCGTCTTTCTTGCGATTGGTTTGCTCGATGGTTGTTCCTGGACCGATATGGGTCTTGGGAAGGGCTACTTCATCCCAGGGCTCGTATGGGCCGCGATATGCATCGGCGCAATTGCGTTGGTCTATTTCGTCGGTTCACTGATCAAGCACACACGTACCGCCTTTCATGATGAGCGGATGGCCGATCTCAGTGCTCGAGGAGTGCTGTTTCAGTCATTGATTGAAGTTCCCCTTGGCACAGTGCTGCTCGAAGAGATCGCTTTTCGATCAGTGTTGTTTGCCATGTTGGCCCGGCGCTTTGGATTGACCTGGGCCATCGTGATTTCCTGCCTGGCCTTTGGCCTTTGGCACATCTTGCCTTCGATTGGCACCCATGAGCAGAACCCTGCTTTGGGGTCAATGGTCGGGGAGGGACGGCGCGCAAACATCCTGGCCGTGCTGATCAGCGTGATCACGACAGGGGTTTCGGGCGTGCTCTTCATTGGTCTGAGATTGGTCTCTGGCAGCGTTTTGGCCCCGATGGGCTTCCACTGGGGAACCAACGGGCTTGGTTATGCCTTTAGCTGGGTCCTGATCAGAATTCGAGACAGAGGGGCAAAATCCGGACCTAAATGACAACGGTGTTGTTTGCCATCTACGATAGGCACACTGTTGTTCGCATGGAAGGATTTCGGCATGGACGCTGCCCGTCAGAGCTTTGGTCATCAGGCCACCGCACTGTCTGATCGCGACCGGGAAATCCTGGAGTTCGAGCGTCAGTGGTGGAAGTACGCAGGCGCCAAAGAGCAGGCCATTCGTGACCTCTTCGATATGAGCGCTACTCGCTACTACCAAATTCTCAATGGCTTGATCGATCAGCCAGCCGCAATGGAGTTGGACCCAATGTTGGTCAAGCGTCTTCGTCGCATGCGTTCATCACGTCAAAAGGCACGCTCAGCTCGTCGTTTGGGCGTTGAGCTCGAGTCACGCTAAATCCCATGACTGCTGTGGGGGCAATGCGTAAAGCGCTCGTCAGTTGTGTCGGGCTCGGCATGGTTGCGGGCGTTGTGGTTCTGGCTCCAACCGCACAAGCAGCAAATCCACCAATCGTGGTGTGGGCTGACCAAATTCGCGCAGATGTATTGAATGCGCAGTTCCCGCAAGGTTTCCGCGGCACCAA
Coding sequences within it:
- a CDS encoding DUF3263 domain-containing protein, with amino-acid sequence MDAARQSFGHQATALSDRDREILEFERQWWKYAGAKEQAIRDLFDMSATRYYQILNGLIDQPAAMELDPMLVKRLRRMRSSRQKARSARRLGVELESR
- a CDS encoding CPBP family glutamic-type intramembrane protease, yielding MINWVVPEQVSGLALWPLAVVVVVLIALNIINHRVAPQTHYLLWAFAFAVVFLAIGLLDGCSWTDMGLGKGYFIPGLVWAAICIGAIALVYFVGSLIKHTRTAFHDERMADLSARGVLFQSLIEVPLGTVLLEEIAFRSVLFAMLARRFGLTWAIVISCLAFGLWHILPSIGTHEQNPALGSMVGEGRRANILAVLISVITTGVSGVLFIGLRLVSGSVLAPMGFHWGTNGLGYAFSWVLIRIRDRGAKSGPK